The Thiovulum sp. ES genome segment AGATAATTTCAGTCTGATTCATGTTTATTTCAAAACCATTCTGAAAATAAAATGCCATAACTGGATTTTGCAAACCAACAAGTGCTTCCTGTTTTGAATCTAAAACAAAACTCTCTATTGGTTGTGTGTGAAGAAGAAACATCGAACTAAAATCGATATTTAGCTCCTCTTCAATTTTTTCCAAATCCCCAAACTTAAACCATTCGGAACTCTCGACTCCGATGAGGTCAAGTAGTCCGCTGTTTTGAGAGAGTTCAAAAACTGCCTGTTTATCAAGAACATCAGAAAAAACTCGTGAAAGAAAAGCATAAATAAGAACTCTCTGGTTCATCTATTACTTATCTAAACCTAAAATGTAATAAGCATTGTCATTAACAGTTTGTAACTTAACTTTATATTTTGAAGCCCACTCTTTTACCATTTCATGAAACTCAGCATTTTG includes the following:
- a CDS encoding putative component of anaerobic dehydrogenase (PFAM: Nitrate reductase delta subunit), translating into MNQRVLIYAFLSRVFSDVLDKQAVFELSQNSGLLDLIGVESSEWFKFGDLEKIEEELNIDFSSMFLLHTQPIESFVLDSKQEALVGLQNPVMAFYFQNGFEINMNQTEIISPDHLGIEFGFMQSVVFRDEVEAQKGFLREHLLKWVVPYLLGMKSMATTPFYRELFDFTIEFLLSDYEQLQNK